The genomic region TTCATCCTGTGCATATTTCCCTGTGGAATTTAATGTGCATGCCTGTTTACTTTCTTGTTTAAAATTGTACAACCATTTAACAACTTTTAACCACAATGTCCTTAGCTGACCCAGTGTCAGTCAGTGCTGAACATAGGAACAGTGGGGGCGGTGCCTCATCCAGGTGTAGGCGGAGTTGTGGTTTTAAGTGGTGCTATAAGTGATGACAGCTCATCTTATGTATGCACAGTGTGCTGTTTTGACGCTGTCCACAGTCCTCTGAAGTTGGGCTCATCATTGGGAAAAGGACCGTCAAGTGGAACTCTAGATTGGCGTTGGGGTATGTGGGGTTTGTATTTAGCACTGGTGGTGGGGTTTAAGATTGATGGGGTCTGTAGAATTGGGAGTGGGGTCCTGGATTGAGAATACTACTGGGGTCTTGGGTATGTGGCGCATTGTAAGAAGTTTAAATGGCTCTGTGAATCGGACTTTAATTGGTGCTGAGTTAAGTGGGACTTTATTGTTTATGGACAAGTGGGGCATTGAATGGGTCCTGGATCAAGTTGTTGATATGGGTTGTGATGATACTAATGGAATTTTGAATGGTCCTGAGATCACTGAGACTGTAAAACAGTACTAAGTTCATTGATGACATTTCAGTTACCTGAAAATCTAGATTAGATCTAGATAGATTTGTAAATTCTGAATGATTTTGTGGAAATGGAGACACTAGATTGGTGCTAATTTAAGCGGTACTTCACAATGACTTTCAGGTTACTAAAACTGTAAATTGATGCTGAGTTAGTTTTGACTTTAGTCTTAGACTTTAGTAGGTCTTGAGATTGTTGCTAATGTAACTGGAGCTGTACAAATACACTTGGACAATTTTGGGAATTCAGATAATTTTGCAGTAAATGAGGCTAGATTTGTGCAGTGATAATTAGATATCTGGATGGTATCCTTTGCTTCTTTACTTGTCTTGAGGTCAGGCTAGTTAGGAGGAGAAGCCACTCAGttatgtatcttttttttgcatcagaTCCATTAATTACTATAAGTACTTTTTAAGCTTTGTATaacaattctctctctctctctctctctctctctctctctctctctctctctctttctattcctttctctctttctctcgccttctttttctccctctctcattaTGTATCTGCCTGAATAATGTCTCTTATTGGGCTCAGGGTTTAATGTGATGATTAAAGTgtcattgttattttaaaaatagattCTCCATGGAGACTGTAAGGGGAGGTAAGGAAAGAGTGGTAATGGCAGGCCAGAGCTGGATGTGAAATTGATATGGCCATCCACACACCCGTGGTATTTGGATAGGAACGTTTATCTTTGAGGTACTGGAGGCCTGAACTGGGTGTTTGAAAGGGACAAATGTGGGAAACTTTATTGGTGAGGAAAAGGTGGAGAATTGTGTGTTAGTTGCATTTATGAAGATTGCAATGATTGCAATCTTTGAATTGCTtagttctaaaataaaatatctccACAGCAAACTGTAAAAAACTGTGTAGAAGAGTGGTAAATTTTTAAAGATTATAACCCATCATTAATGCTCTCCTCTTCTCCCCAAATTTTCATTCTTGGATCATTTTATCTGACCACCAGAATGACCAGTATGTTGTTTTAGACCCAACTATACACGattaacacaaaaaataacaaGTGACTACAGTGACTGGCCAAACCACAGACCAAATATAGATCACATGTCTATTTGTGTCTTACTATTGGTCATGggttattttatataaacaaatccAAGCCTGTTCATTCATAAGAGAGCTCAGCTTTAAGTACTGTTTACCCTGACAGGGATTATgacacagctgtttttttttagaatgtcaCCATTGCTGTTGCTGATGTGTGTCATTTTTTTCAACTCATCTtgtcatgttgtttttttttatagatcttATGTTTATAGAGGATCATGCTGAAGATGTCGAGGAACCACCTTTACTGCCCAACTCCTATGCTTTTTATGGTAAGAATGTGGCCTACCCTGATTTTCTACATTGGAGAATTGCTGAATGTGTGCATGCATCTTTGACAGCTTGTGAGTTTAATGTATGTCTGTGGTACATCTGTCTAtgtatctagctagctagctatctagctaactctgtgttatatttataactCTTCCCCtgcaaatactgtaaaatactacaATTATACTACAATAAACAATACTACAATAATTCATAATTGGCCTTAATCAGAGACCAATGGAAtactattcatttttttcctcaaatgGTAATTACTTTTGTTTGTCACAATATTATATAACCACTGTAGCTGGGTCTATTTCCTAATTCATATTAATGCATGAATGAATTATCACAGCACCATGGGCTTTCTTTGTCATACAAGCTTCATAAGTGACTGTGCACTCACTTATGCCCACACGTCTACAATTCCTCCtgtttaccctttttttttttcggaatcTTGCAAAATCCCGGCACATACAGATGCCAGATGCCCTGTAAAAATATCAGGCAAAATATCCTATTtgcatctgcctcttttttgAACACATTATCTGttattaacaaatattttgtttaatatctatactatctatttgtctgtagtcatgtattttctctctctttcaaactTTTCCTGACATTAAACCATTCTTTCGCTGGCTCATTATATTTCATTGAGTGTGCAGCACTTGCTCCAATGACATCACAATGCAGCCTCTGTAGAGCACAAACTGAGCTGATAGCCCTCCTTTATAACCACTCGATTCTCAGAAAGGCTCTATACAACAGTGCCAATTCAATAACACATCCTATAAGGATATCAGGTTTTAAGGAGCTGAGTGAAACCTTTTTTGAGAAACATttaagaggaaaataaaatggtCTGGTTTTATAACCTTTCCTCTGCAAAGTACAGAACGAAGACAAAAGCCAATAAGTGTTCACAaaacaagtttcccaaaactgtcACAGTGCCCAAGGCTTATTTGTGTGACTAACACacattgtttgtatgtgtgcgTAATGTGTATACATGGATACGGATGTGTGATCGTACTGTACTGCGAATGTGTACAGTTCAAGACTTTATGATCAACTTGATTGTTTGCACATCCATATAcattgtggtgtgtatgtgtgttagagTACTAAGCccaatttcttttacttttggCTGCAGCTGCTGTGGCCGTCGATGGTAATGGCTGCTCCATGTCATAAGGGTCAGCCATGTGTGTGTCTACAGTGTCCTGCTGGACATGAGCCGTCCACGGTGAGGGACAAAACAGGCACACAACAGCCACATATGCAACCTAAGaaccatttaaaataatacaggATATACTGTGTGTTTCAGCCATGCAGTACACTCGAGGGTCCTGATGCAGTGGTGGAGTGTCGGCGTTGCCCACCAGGTACTTTCTCAGACTCCTATGGTCCGGATCAGTGtatgatacacacacagtgcaagAGACTGAACCGTCAAATAGTGACACCTGGCACCTCAGAATCAGACGCAGTGTGTGGATCCTGTCTAACTGGGTAAAGCTACTAAAATgcatagtttatttatttatttggttaatGCCTTTTATTAAAATGGATTTGATTTTGAGTTTGTTTCCCAAATTATAATACTGATCTGACCTGTGGGGGAAACCTGTAATTACAGTCGAAGgtttttgattgtgtgtgtgtgtgtgtgtgtgtgtgtgtgtgtgtgtgtgtgtgtgtgtgtgtgtgtgtattcctttacatgttgtgtgtttgcttgttaATGAAATGATTGTTGCCATTCAGGTTTTACTCTACACTGAGTACACAGAGATCCTCCACCCAGCGTTCATGCATGAAGAGTGAGTGCTTTGTTAATATTGTTAAGTCGCAAAATGACCTTTTACCTCTATCCATTTGagattatttgtaaaaaaaaaaaaaaaaatgttattttgactaatttcacattttatacatgtataagttaaattaattacagagataatattataatattattatataaatattaatatttattaataataataaaccaagaAGAATAAGTGTTGAATTAAATAGCAGACACTGTATTTAAAATGCAATTATGTAAAAGTCAagataaaatatgtaataaattacaatgtaaatttttggaaataaattaaagtgTTATTGTTACTACTATTGTTGCTATTGTTAAATATTGAATAATGATTTGTaaatatgataatataataaataatatatgattATAACATGCTTTAAGCTTTGTgcttaaagcattggactttgcatcaaatcccaaccacaccaaacttccactcctgggcccctgagcaaggcccttaatcccatAGCTGTTTAGATGTATGAATACGATAAATATAAGTCGCTCTGGTTAATGGTGTCTGTTAATGTgaaaatgctgttaatgttaaattagtgtttaaaatacatacaaaattatatatatatgtataatactgtataaagtacgtaaaataatgttaaaaaccACCCTAAAATAATTTGATGGTGGATTATAGGATCTCTGGTGCGTTTGCGGCGGAACTCAGGAAAGAATGCCCGGGCGCATGGAGCCGGATCGGGTGGATCAGCAGTGGGCGGGGCTAATAACACATCTGTACAGGCAGCAGAGGAGAAGAATACAGAGTATGCCGTGTTTGTTCTCGTCCCCGTGTTCTGTGTGACTGGGCTGCTGGGCATCCTCATCTGCAACCTGCTTAAGAAGAAGGGCTACAAGTGTACAACAGAGAAGGAGAGGGCAGAGGCAGAGGCAAGCGCACTGCAGAAAGAGGGTAaccatgcatacacacacatgcatacacacatatgcatacatacacaatactCATAATCTATTTCACGCCTTCATTCTTTATGTATGGATATTTTGatatacacacaaattcacaGACAAAGTATTCTCATAAAAGTCatacatacaaaacacaaacacttttttcagAGCAAAGACAGATGTGTATACACTCATGTTATGTGTGGGTACATCAGTGTGTACATACGTACATCAACCGGAAAAATGCGTACACTTTCCAAGTAATACATAGGTATATGAGAGCTGGGAAATCAAAGCATATACTCAGAACTGCATTTTCcagtttttacatatttaccATAAAAACGTATACCCTCACTTTTCCCTTTAGTAAGAACACCTGTACACTTGCTTATTCATGCATTTATCCAGTCGGCCAATCCTGTTGTGCCAGCACAATGCACACAATTATGCAAGAGGCCGGTGAAGAGGTAGAGATAATGTGCACCTGATTGGAATGGAGAAATTGGTGTTGCTACACAGGTGGTTTTGAGAATTTTAACTAAAATTTCTTAATTCTCCTGAGATTTTCCAACAGTCAATGGTGTGAAACGCAAAAAGAAAGGTCTGGAGTAAACAAATTATCTTAATGATAGAGGTTGGAAGAAAATGGCTAGGCTGACCAGAAATAACCAGTTGAAAACCAGAATAAAGACCTGGTGATATTTTTCCAGTCTTCAGTGGTCTAGTTTTTAATTTTACTATAGACTCTGGatacatcatcatcaaaatcaaAATACGTAAGTTAATGAGATGGCTAAAGTATAATGTTCACCTCACTTGCTCCACATATAACTGGATACTTTGTCTTGGTGGATCCTGATCAATAATTTAGGCTTGTCTTCTGGAATGTAATTGTTGGAGCCTTTGCATTTTTTACAACAGAATAAAGTAGGCCAGTCAACGTATTAAAGAATTTCCACCTACATAATCAGTCAGCCATGACGTTTCATGTCTGAAGTTTGAATCAGCAGGTCATGAACAGATTTTCTTGGGACATGATGGCTTTAATAATGATGTCGCCTCAAGTCAAACGAAGTGAAGTGCTATAGATTCAGCTGACATGAAGATCcaagattttatttgtcacaaacaattatatacagaCTATAACTTGCAGTGAAAAGTAAACCTGATTGGCTGCTCAGAAAATTGTGCATTGGATAAAAGGAACGTCTTCAGGTTACAGATGTAACCccagttccctgagggaacgagacgctgttTCGAAACGCTTTGTGCAGACATGGCCGAGGCTTCGTCTGTACGCCTTCCCTCATATCGCGCTGCTCCCGGGAGTGTATTTTTGTAGCTTAAACATTTATATAGtcttaataaacatttgtttattaagacaaggtaagggaggtgaaattgagatggtttggacatgtgcagaggagggacatgaggtatattgattggagaatgctgaggatggagccaccaggaagaggaaggcaaagaaggaggtttatggatgtggtgagggaagacatgcaggtagttgggttgaaagaggcagatgtagaggacggggggtatggagacggatgatccgctgtggagacccctaatgggagaagccgaaagaagaagaagaaaagagagaagagtgAGTGATTTGTCTCTTTTTTAGGTGTACCATTTAATGCtaatagatttgtttttttggctttgCAGATTGCAGTGAATTTCATTCTTGAGCTGAAAGAGTGTGTATGCCTTTGGGACTAatccagcatgtgtgtgtggtggagtaAAAGAGGGCAGCCAGAGGACAGTAAAGCTCAGAGGAGTGCCGCATGCAGTGTGTGAAAAGTCGCGATGCGACACGGCGAGATCGTGTGTGCAGTATAGAGAGAAAGTGGGAGGAGGATTGAGGATGAAAAACACAATACAGAGGTGTAAGAACAAAATGATGAGGACATCGAATATCTTTATGAAGAAATTAATTAAAGATTATTAATGGTGACAAAATACAAGTACTTTGGAGTCAAAAAAACCCCAGGAAAATTCTGAGATTTTATACTGTTCTGAAACCAGCAGAAGAGATTTTGTGTAGAAGCTGTTTCTCGGTATTATTGTACCTGTCTGAATGGTCTGGTAACTTCTACCAGTTGTTAGGGTAATATACAGGTATTAATTGTTGTTCATCTGTTTCTTGGTGATGCTGAAAGCCTTCTCAAGA from Silurus meridionalis isolate SWU-2019-XX chromosome 13, ASM1480568v1, whole genome shotgun sequence harbors:
- the relt gene encoding tumor necrosis factor receptor superfamily member 19L: MLKMSRNHLYCPTPMLFMLLWPSMVMAAPCHKGQPCVCLQCPAGHEPSTPCSTLEGPDAVVECRRCPPGTFSDSYGPDQCMIHTQCKRLNRQIVTPGTSESDAVCGSCLTGFYSTLSTQRSSTQRSCMKRSLVRLRRNSGKNARAHGAGSGGSAVGGANNTSVQAAEEKNTEYAVFVLVPVFCVTGLLGILICNLLKKKGYKCTTEKERAEAEASALQKEGNPCPYVIEDQNEDTISALVRLITEKKDNAAALEELLLEYEKKDMSSSKRSSIKFPGFLQFRSASKVCAHHQHHHTINGVIPLTGISCSRCSQKKWPHVLLPHTIDTNKTSCAASITSSPGEGRVLNVGRFQVAQILEGDPVTLPTTRAESVDTDSIDSSNMEPAEESSLLAMSSSTSSPSATSILKMSE